Proteins encoded together in one Parcubacteria group bacterium window:
- a CDS encoding RluA family pseudouridine synthase encodes MSRDIHATIEDSGKRLDKFLVEKDPSLTRGEIIRMIRSGAVEINGKKAKPSYTIHGDEYIFIGAYRDKSKDIVPNRNLVIDVVEGTENFIVINKQRGLQVHPSHRERYETLVNALLARFPEIVGVGEDEERPGIVHRLDKDTTGLIIVARNQKSFADLKELFSQRKLQKTYYALVFGLFAEKKGVIDAPIARATSYTKQKIAFGKYKGDARDAVTEYEVVKEYTLANGMELSLVKVLPKTGRTHQIRVHMAHSGHPLLGDERYYTKNEKRIQITIPEIYEPHTFYLHAKEISFDLYDKSYHYTVEYPDRFSALLQYLQSFEV; translated from the coding sequence ATGTCACGCGACATTCATGCAACAATAGAAGACAGTGGCAAACGATTGGATAAATTTCTCGTAGAAAAAGATCCGTCTTTGACGCGCGGAGAAATCATTCGCATGATCCGGTCCGGCGCAGTGGAGATCAATGGCAAAAAAGCAAAACCCAGTTACACGATCCATGGTGATGAATATATTTTCATCGGTGCATATCGCGATAAATCCAAAGATATCGTGCCAAATCGCAATCTCGTGATCGATGTCGTGGAAGGTACGGAAAATTTTATCGTGATCAACAAGCAACGCGGTTTGCAAGTGCACCCCAGTCACAGAGAGCGCTATGAAACACTGGTCAATGCCCTCTTGGCACGATTCCCGGAAATTGTCGGCGTAGGGGAGGATGAAGAACGACCGGGTATCGTACATCGCTTGGACAAAGACACGACAGGACTCATCATTGTTGCGCGTAATCAAAAATCTTTTGCAGACTTAAAGGAACTTTTCAGCCAGAGAAAATTACAAAAGACATATTATGCCCTTGTCTTTGGTCTTTTTGCAGAAAAAAAAGGCGTGATCGATGCACCGATCGCGCGTGCAACATCGTACACCAAACAAAAGATCGCCTTCGGGAAATACAAAGGTGACGCACGCGATGCCGTGACAGAATATGAAGTGGTCAAAGAATATACATTGGCAAATGGCATGGAATTATCATTGGTCAAAGTATTGCCAAAAACCGGACGCACACATCAAATCCGCGTACACATGGCGCACAGCGGACATCCGCTTCTCGGAGATGAGAGATACTACACCAAGAATGAAAAGAGGATACAAATTACCATTCCCGAGATCTACGAACCACATACGTTTTACCTCCACGCAAAAGAAATCTCCTTTGACTTATATGACAAATCATACCACTATACTGTAGAATATCCGGATCGCTTTAGTGCATTGTTGCAATATTTGCAATCTTTTGAAGTATAA
- a CDS encoding SET domain-containing protein-lysine N-methyltransferase, whose amino-acid sequence MTQQIKKNEKKKYRVKRSRAGLGLFAVEKITKGEFIIEYTGEKISHEEADRRGGRYLFILTEEIVLDGKGREHTARYINHACTPNAEAVIEDDEHVMIYATRDILPHEEITYDYGTQYVEELIKEEGCRCAGCCI is encoded by the coding sequence ATGACACAACAAATAAAGAAAAACGAAAAGAAGAAGTATCGCGTGAAACGTTCTCGTGCAGGCTTGGGGCTTTTTGCCGTTGAAAAAATCACAAAAGGTGAGTTTATCATCGAATACACCGGCGAAAAAATTTCACACGAAGAAGCAGACCGTCGCGGTGGACGATACCTTTTTATACTTACAGAAGAAATCGTTTTGGACGGAAAAGGACGAGAACACACCGCCCGCTATATCAATCATGCCTGCACACCAAACGCGGAAGCGGTAATTGAGGATGATGAACACGTAATGATCTATGCGACCAGAGACATTTTGCCACACGAAGAAATTACATATGATTACGGAACTCAATATGTGGAAGAATTGATCAAAGAAGAAGGATGCCGATGTGCTGGGTGTTGTATATAG
- a CDS encoding HD domain-containing protein: MKINDKNTNPVHLVLGMEDQIDPILFIYLQVNHLKQILRQGWPQKGRDVPVDKCESVADHVYGMCMLALLIISKHSLNLELLKVFIMILVHDVVEVYAGDTRPGEMSKEEKQKRERAAIYKIFGDSPWLKFCITYWEEYEEQKTAEAQFVKELDFSERGIQSFIYGKQHNRDLSVFLSGAESKLKNPVLLRIIDDLRRCQ; the protein is encoded by the coding sequence ATGAAGATAAACGATAAAAACACTAACCCAGTCCATTTGGTTTTAGGAATGGAAGATCAAATTGATCCAATATTATTTATCTATTTGCAAGTCAATCATCTCAAGCAGATACTGCGTCAAGGTTGGCCACAAAAAGGACGAGATGTCCCAGTGGACAAGTGTGAATCGGTAGCGGACCATGTTTATGGGATGTGTATGTTGGCGCTTTTGATTATATCCAAGCATTCACTTAATCTCGAGCTACTTAAAGTTTTTATAATGATCTTGGTTCATGATGTTGTGGAAGTTTATGCAGGTGATACGAGGCCGGGGGAAATGTCAAAAGAAGAAAAGCAAAAACGGGAAAGAGCAGCCATTTACAAAATATTTGGAGATTCGCCGTGGTTGAAATTTTGTATCACTTACTGGGAGGAGTATGAAGAGCAAAAAACTGCAGAGGCGCAGTTCGTAAAGGAGTTGGATTTTTCAGAAAGAGGCATACAATCGTTCATTTACGGAAAACAACACAATAGAGATCTGTCCGTATTTTTATCGGGAGCGGAGAGTAAGTTAAAAAATCCAGTATTGTTGCGTATCATTGATGACCTGAGAAGATGCCAATAA